The Magnolia sinica isolate HGM2019 chromosome 10, MsV1, whole genome shotgun sequence genome includes a window with the following:
- the LOC131217183 gene encoding uncharacterized protein LOC131217183 isoform X4, with protein sequence MSGLHFHVKLDNFHVQGLQSNTFDIEHVRLNTNWEDVTCPICLDFPHNGVLLQCSSYKNGCRPFMCDTDHTHSNCLDRFKSANGMSMAAKVPSTSDATLSEESTQPTTTNTSVQPTCPLCRGEVTGWVVVDEARIHLNKKNRCCQEERCSYLGNYSELQNHAKVQHPHARPSEIDPARQLDWENFQQSSEIIDVLSTIHSEVPNGVVLGDYVIEYGDDDTGDEYEDFPGDNGNWWTSCILYQVFDNFRTSRNRRRSRISRTRRGRRRSSYDASNTDDSSVASLEIAEYRIDETDYDYVTRGVVSRGSSSHRRGIGGL encoded by the exons ACAACTTTCATGTGCAGGGCCTGCAATCAAACACTTTCGATATAGAGCATGTTCGGTTGAATACCAACTGGGAAGATGTGACGTGCCCCATCTGTTTGGATTTCCCTCACAATGGCGTCCTCCTCCAGTGCTCGTCTTACAAGAATGGGTGCCGACCGTTCATGTGCGACACAGACCACACACACTCAAACTGCCTTGACCGATTCAAAAGCGCAAATGGGATGTCAATGGCAGCAAAGGTTCCTTCAACTTCAGATGCAACACTATCTGAGGAAAGCACTCAGCCAACAACCACAAACACTAGTGTCCAACCGACTTGCCCCTTATGTAGAGGAGAAGTTACGGGTTGGGTTGTTGTCGATGAAGCCCGCATTCATTTAAATAAAAAGAATCGGTGCTGCCAGGAGGAACGCTGTTCATACCTTGGAAACTACTCGGAGCTTCAAAATCATGCTAAGGTCCAACACCCTCATGCTCGGCCATCAGAAATAGATCCGGCCCGGCAACTTGATTGGGAAAACTTCCAGCAGTCGTCTGAAATTATAGACGTTTTGAGTACCATACATTCAGAAGTACCGAATGGAGTGGTACTCGGGGATTATGTGATTGAGTATGGGGATGATGACACAGGAGATGAGTATGAGGATTTCCCGGGTGACAATGGAAATTGGTGGACGTCCTGTATCTTGTATCAGGTCTTTGATAACTTTAGAACATCAAGGAACCGACGGAGGTCCAGAATCAGCAGAACAAGGAGAGGACGTCGGAGATCGAGCTATGATGCTTCCAATACAGATGACAGTTCTGTGGCTTCTTTAGAGATTGCCGAGTACCGAATTGATGAAACTGATTATGATTATGTGACTAGAGGTGTTGTCAGTAGGGGGAGCTCTAGTCATCGCAG AGGGATAGGTGGATTgtga
- the LOC131217183 gene encoding uncharacterized protein LOC131217183 isoform X7, whose product MSGLHFHVKLDNFHVQGLQSNTFDIEHVRLNTNWEDVTCPICLDFPHNGVLLQCSSYKNGCRPFMCDTDHTHSNCLDRFKSANGMSMAAKVPSTSDATLSEESTQPTTTNTSVQPTCPLCRGEVTGWVVVDEARIHLNKKNRCCQEERCSYLGNYSELQNHAKVQHPHARPSEIDPARQLDWENFQQSSEIIDVLSTIHSEVPNGVVLGDYVIEYGDDDTGDEYEDFPGDNGNWWTSCILYQVFDNFRTSRNRRRSRISRTRRGRRRSSYDASNTDDSSVASLEIAEYRIDETDYDYVTRGVVSRGSSSHRR is encoded by the exons ACAACTTTCATGTGCAGGGCCTGCAATCAAACACTTTCGATATAGAGCATGTTCGGTTGAATACCAACTGGGAAGATGTGACGTGCCCCATCTGTTTGGATTTCCCTCACAATGGCGTCCTCCTCCAGTGCTCGTCTTACAAGAATGGGTGCCGACCGTTCATGTGCGACACAGACCACACACACTCAAACTGCCTTGACCGATTCAAAAGCGCAAATGGGATGTCAATGGCAGCAAAGGTTCCTTCAACTTCAGATGCAACACTATCTGAGGAAAGCACTCAGCCAACAACCACAAACACTAGTGTCCAACCGACTTGCCCCTTATGTAGAGGAGAAGTTACGGGTTGGGTTGTTGTCGATGAAGCCCGCATTCATTTAAATAAAAAGAATCGGTGCTGCCAGGAGGAACGCTGTTCATACCTTGGAAACTACTCGGAGCTTCAAAATCATGCTAAGGTCCAACACCCTCATGCTCGGCCATCAGAAATAGATCCGGCCCGGCAACTTGATTGGGAAAACTTCCAGCAGTCGTCTGAAATTATAGACGTTTTGAGTACCATACATTCAGAAGTACCGAATGGAGTGGTACTCGGGGATTATGTGATTGAGTATGGGGATGATGACACAGGAGATGAGTATGAGGATTTCCCGGGTGACAATGGAAATTGGTGGACGTCCTGTATCTTGTATCAGGTCTTTGATAACTTTAGAACATCAAGGAACCGACGGAGGTCCAGAATCAGCAGAACAAGGAGAGGACGTCGGAGATCGAGCTATGATGCTTCCAATACAGATGACAGTTCTGTGGCTTCTTTAGAGATTGCCGAGTACCGAATTGATGAAACTGATTATGATTATGTGACTAGAGGTGTTGTCAGTAGGGGGAGCTCTAGTCATCGCAG GTAG
- the LOC131217183 gene encoding uncharacterized protein LOC131217183 isoform X6, giving the protein MSGLHFHVKLDNFHVQGLQSNTFDIEHVRLNTNWEDVTCPICLDFPHNGVLLQCSSYKNGCRPFMCDTDHTHSNCLDRFKSANGMSMAAKVPSTSDATLSEESTQPTTTNTSVQPTCPLCRGEVTGWVVVDEARIHLNKKNRCCQEERCSYLGNYSELQNHAKVQHPHARPSEIDPARQLDWENFQQSSEIIDVLSTIHSEVPNGVVLGDYVIEYGDDDTGDEYEDFPGDNGNWWTSCILYQVFDNFRTSRNRRRSRISRTRRGRRRSSYDASNTDDSSVASLEIAEYRIDETDYDYVTRGVVSRGSSSHRRLCP; this is encoded by the coding sequence ACAACTTTCATGTGCAGGGCCTGCAATCAAACACTTTCGATATAGAGCATGTTCGGTTGAATACCAACTGGGAAGATGTGACGTGCCCCATCTGTTTGGATTTCCCTCACAATGGCGTCCTCCTCCAGTGCTCGTCTTACAAGAATGGGTGCCGACCGTTCATGTGCGACACAGACCACACACACTCAAACTGCCTTGACCGATTCAAAAGCGCAAATGGGATGTCAATGGCAGCAAAGGTTCCTTCAACTTCAGATGCAACACTATCTGAGGAAAGCACTCAGCCAACAACCACAAACACTAGTGTCCAACCGACTTGCCCCTTATGTAGAGGAGAAGTTACGGGTTGGGTTGTTGTCGATGAAGCCCGCATTCATTTAAATAAAAAGAATCGGTGCTGCCAGGAGGAACGCTGTTCATACCTTGGAAACTACTCGGAGCTTCAAAATCATGCTAAGGTCCAACACCCTCATGCTCGGCCATCAGAAATAGATCCGGCCCGGCAACTTGATTGGGAAAACTTCCAGCAGTCGTCTGAAATTATAGACGTTTTGAGTACCATACATTCAGAAGTACCGAATGGAGTGGTACTCGGGGATTATGTGATTGAGTATGGGGATGATGACACAGGAGATGAGTATGAGGATTTCCCGGGTGACAATGGAAATTGGTGGACGTCCTGTATCTTGTATCAGGTCTTTGATAACTTTAGAACATCAAGGAACCGACGGAGGTCCAGAATCAGCAGAACAAGGAGAGGACGTCGGAGATCGAGCTATGATGCTTCCAATACAGATGACAGTTCTGTGGCTTCTTTAGAGATTGCCGAGTACCGAATTGATGAAACTGATTATGATTATGTGACTAGAGGTGTTGTCAGTAGGGGGAGCTCTAGTCATCGCAG
- the LOC131217183 gene encoding uncharacterized protein LOC131217183 isoform X2, whose product MATDNFHVQGLQSNTFDIEHVRLNTNWEDVTCPICLDFPHNGVLLQCSSYKNGCRPFMCDTDHTHSNCLDRFKSANGMSMAAKVPSTSDATLSEESTQPTTTNTSVQPTCPLCRGEVTGWVVVDEARIHLNKKNRCCQEERCSYLGNYSELQNHAKVQHPHARPSEIDPARQLDWENFQQSSEIIDVLSTIHSEVPNGVVLGDYVIEYGDDDTGDEYEDFPGDNGNWWTSCILYQVFDNFRTSRNRRRSRISRTRRGRRRSSYDASNTDDSSVASLEIAEYRIDETDYDYVTRGVVSRGSSSHRRNVGKLHKTFLPCTHNRGIGGL is encoded by the exons ATGGCGACAGACAACTTTCATGTGCAGGGCCTGCAATCAAACACTTTCGATATAGAGCATGTTCGGTTGAATACCAACTGGGAAGATGTGACGTGCCCCATCTGTTTGGATTTCCCTCACAATGGCGTCCTCCTCCAGTGCTCGTCTTACAAGAATGGGTGCCGACCGTTCATGTGCGACACAGACCACACACACTCAAACTGCCTTGACCGATTCAAAAGCGCAAATGGGATGTCAATGGCAGCAAAGGTTCCTTCAACTTCAGATGCAACACTATCTGAGGAAAGCACTCAGCCAACAACCACAAACACTAGTGTCCAACCGACTTGCCCCTTATGTAGAGGAGAAGTTACGGGTTGGGTTGTTGTCGATGAAGCCCGCATTCATTTAAATAAAAAGAATCGGTGCTGCCAGGAGGAACGCTGTTCATACCTTGGAAACTACTCGGAGCTTCAAAATCATGCTAAGGTCCAACACCCTCATGCTCGGCCATCAGAAATAGATCCGGCCCGGCAACTTGATTGGGAAAACTTCCAGCAGTCGTCTGAAATTATAGACGTTTTGAGTACCATACATTCAGAAGTACCGAATGGAGTGGTACTCGGGGATTATGTGATTGAGTATGGGGATGATGACACAGGAGATGAGTATGAGGATTTCCCGGGTGACAATGGAAATTGGTGGACGTCCTGTATCTTGTATCAGGTCTTTGATAACTTTAGAACATCAAGGAACCGACGGAGGTCCAGAATCAGCAGAACAAGGAGAGGACGTCGGAGATCGAGCTATGATGCTTCCAATACAGATGACAGTTCTGTGGCTTCTTTAGAGATTGCCGAGTACCGAATTGATGAAACTGATTATGATTATGTGACTAGAGGTGTTGTCAGTAGGGGGAGCTCTAGTCATCGCAG AAATGTGGGGAAACTCCATAAAACCTTCCTCCCATGTACACACAACAGAGGGATAGGTGGATTgtga
- the LOC131217183 gene encoding uncharacterized protein LOC131217183 isoform X1: MSGLHFHVKLDNFHVQGLQSNTFDIEHVRLNTNWEDVTCPICLDFPHNGVLLQCSSYKNGCRPFMCDTDHTHSNCLDRFKSANGMSMAAKVPSTSDATLSEESTQPTTTNTSVQPTCPLCRGEVTGWVVVDEARIHLNKKNRCCQEERCSYLGNYSELQNHAKVQHPHARPSEIDPARQLDWENFQQSSEIIDVLSTIHSEVPNGVVLGDYVIEYGDDDTGDEYEDFPGDNGNWWTSCILYQVFDNFRTSRNRRRSRISRTRRGRRRSSYDASNTDDSSVASLEIAEYRIDETDYDYVTRGVVSRGSSSHRRNVGKLHKTFLPCTHNRGIGGL; encoded by the exons ACAACTTTCATGTGCAGGGCCTGCAATCAAACACTTTCGATATAGAGCATGTTCGGTTGAATACCAACTGGGAAGATGTGACGTGCCCCATCTGTTTGGATTTCCCTCACAATGGCGTCCTCCTCCAGTGCTCGTCTTACAAGAATGGGTGCCGACCGTTCATGTGCGACACAGACCACACACACTCAAACTGCCTTGACCGATTCAAAAGCGCAAATGGGATGTCAATGGCAGCAAAGGTTCCTTCAACTTCAGATGCAACACTATCTGAGGAAAGCACTCAGCCAACAACCACAAACACTAGTGTCCAACCGACTTGCCCCTTATGTAGAGGAGAAGTTACGGGTTGGGTTGTTGTCGATGAAGCCCGCATTCATTTAAATAAAAAGAATCGGTGCTGCCAGGAGGAACGCTGTTCATACCTTGGAAACTACTCGGAGCTTCAAAATCATGCTAAGGTCCAACACCCTCATGCTCGGCCATCAGAAATAGATCCGGCCCGGCAACTTGATTGGGAAAACTTCCAGCAGTCGTCTGAAATTATAGACGTTTTGAGTACCATACATTCAGAAGTACCGAATGGAGTGGTACTCGGGGATTATGTGATTGAGTATGGGGATGATGACACAGGAGATGAGTATGAGGATTTCCCGGGTGACAATGGAAATTGGTGGACGTCCTGTATCTTGTATCAGGTCTTTGATAACTTTAGAACATCAAGGAACCGACGGAGGTCCAGAATCAGCAGAACAAGGAGAGGACGTCGGAGATCGAGCTATGATGCTTCCAATACAGATGACAGTTCTGTGGCTTCTTTAGAGATTGCCGAGTACCGAATTGATGAAACTGATTATGATTATGTGACTAGAGGTGTTGTCAGTAGGGGGAGCTCTAGTCATCGCAG AAATGTGGGGAAACTCCATAAAACCTTCCTCCCATGTACACACAACAGAGGGATAGGTGGATTgtga
- the LOC131217183 gene encoding uncharacterized protein LOC131217183 isoform X3: MSGLHFHVKLDNFHVQGLQSNTFDIEHVRLNTNWEDVTCPICLDFPHNGVLLQCSSYKNGCRPFMCDTDHTHSNCLDRFKSANGMSMAAKVPSTSDATLSEESTQPTTTNTSVQPTCPLCRGEVTGWVVVDEARIHLNKKNRCCQEERCSYLGNYSELQNHAKVQHPHARPSEIDPARQLDWENFQQSSEIIDVLSTIHSEVPNGVVLGDYVIEYGDDDTGDEYEDFPGDNGNWWTSCILYQVFDNFRTSRNRRRSRISRTRRGRRRSSYDASNTDDSSVASLEIAEYRIDETDYDYVTRGVVSRGSSSHRSSQMRRSRFYDR, from the exons ACAACTTTCATGTGCAGGGCCTGCAATCAAACACTTTCGATATAGAGCATGTTCGGTTGAATACCAACTGGGAAGATGTGACGTGCCCCATCTGTTTGGATTTCCCTCACAATGGCGTCCTCCTCCAGTGCTCGTCTTACAAGAATGGGTGCCGACCGTTCATGTGCGACACAGACCACACACACTCAAACTGCCTTGACCGATTCAAAAGCGCAAATGGGATGTCAATGGCAGCAAAGGTTCCTTCAACTTCAGATGCAACACTATCTGAGGAAAGCACTCAGCCAACAACCACAAACACTAGTGTCCAACCGACTTGCCCCTTATGTAGAGGAGAAGTTACGGGTTGGGTTGTTGTCGATGAAGCCCGCATTCATTTAAATAAAAAGAATCGGTGCTGCCAGGAGGAACGCTGTTCATACCTTGGAAACTACTCGGAGCTTCAAAATCATGCTAAGGTCCAACACCCTCATGCTCGGCCATCAGAAATAGATCCGGCCCGGCAACTTGATTGGGAAAACTTCCAGCAGTCGTCTGAAATTATAGACGTTTTGAGTACCATACATTCAGAAGTACCGAATGGAGTGGTACTCGGGGATTATGTGATTGAGTATGGGGATGATGACACAGGAGATGAGTATGAGGATTTCCCGGGTGACAATGGAAATTGGTGGACGTCCTGTATCTTGTATCAGGTCTTTGATAACTTTAGAACATCAAGGAACCGACGGAGGTCCAGAATCAGCAGAACAAGGAGAGGACGTCGGAGATCGAGCTATGATGCTTCCAATACAGATGACAGTTCTGTGGCTTCTTTAGAGATTGCCGAGTACCGAATTGATGAAACTGATTATGATTATGTGACTAGAGGTGTTGTCAGTAGGGGGAGCTCTAGTCATCGCAG TTCCCAGATGCGCCGCTCCCGTTTTTATGACCGCTAG
- the LOC131217183 gene encoding uncharacterized protein LOC131217183 isoform X5 produces MATDNFHVQGLQSNTFDIEHVRLNTNWEDVTCPICLDFPHNGVLLQCSSYKNGCRPFMCDTDHTHSNCLDRFKSANGMSMAAKVPSTSDATLSEESTQPTTTNTSVQPTCPLCRGEVTGWVVVDEARIHLNKKNRCCQEERCSYLGNYSELQNHAKVQHPHARPSEIDPARQLDWENFQQSSEIIDVLSTIHSEVPNGVVLGDYVIEYGDDDTGDEYEDFPGDNGNWWTSCILYQVFDNFRTSRNRRRSRISRTRRGRRRSSYDASNTDDSSVASLEIAEYRIDETDYDYVTRGVVSRGSSSHRSSQMRRSRFYDR; encoded by the exons ATGGCGACAGACAACTTTCATGTGCAGGGCCTGCAATCAAACACTTTCGATATAGAGCATGTTCGGTTGAATACCAACTGGGAAGATGTGACGTGCCCCATCTGTTTGGATTTCCCTCACAATGGCGTCCTCCTCCAGTGCTCGTCTTACAAGAATGGGTGCCGACCGTTCATGTGCGACACAGACCACACACACTCAAACTGCCTTGACCGATTCAAAAGCGCAAATGGGATGTCAATGGCAGCAAAGGTTCCTTCAACTTCAGATGCAACACTATCTGAGGAAAGCACTCAGCCAACAACCACAAACACTAGTGTCCAACCGACTTGCCCCTTATGTAGAGGAGAAGTTACGGGTTGGGTTGTTGTCGATGAAGCCCGCATTCATTTAAATAAAAAGAATCGGTGCTGCCAGGAGGAACGCTGTTCATACCTTGGAAACTACTCGGAGCTTCAAAATCATGCTAAGGTCCAACACCCTCATGCTCGGCCATCAGAAATAGATCCGGCCCGGCAACTTGATTGGGAAAACTTCCAGCAGTCGTCTGAAATTATAGACGTTTTGAGTACCATACATTCAGAAGTACCGAATGGAGTGGTACTCGGGGATTATGTGATTGAGTATGGGGATGATGACACAGGAGATGAGTATGAGGATTTCCCGGGTGACAATGGAAATTGGTGGACGTCCTGTATCTTGTATCAGGTCTTTGATAACTTTAGAACATCAAGGAACCGACGGAGGTCCAGAATCAGCAGAACAAGGAGAGGACGTCGGAGATCGAGCTATGATGCTTCCAATACAGATGACAGTTCTGTGGCTTCTTTAGAGATTGCCGAGTACCGAATTGATGAAACTGATTATGATTATGTGACTAGAGGTGTTGTCAGTAGGGGGAGCTCTAGTCATCGCAG TTCCCAGATGCGCCGCTCCCGTTTTTATGACCGCTAG